From Anopheles funestus chromosome 3RL, idAnoFuneDA-416_04, whole genome shotgun sequence, a single genomic window includes:
- the LOC125771773 gene encoding protein argonaute-2 isoform X29 — protein sequence MGKKKPQNIVLGAIGQQAGPQQQPGPQQQHPEGSQQQQQQHPQGSQQQQRPQQHPEGSQQQKGPKQQPQGSQQQKGSKQHQQGSQQQPQGSQQQKGPQQHQQGSQQQKGPQQHQQGSQQPAWPQQQKGPQQQQQGSQQPAWPQQHPQGSQQQKGPKQHQQGSQQPAWHQQQKGPQQQQQAWSQQQPQGSQQQPEQFKRKDKDGQAPKKQPDPTGPTTSEVPRPGSAVHRDASVSSAKSSGSGDGSLRPIEENLQQMRIAKEKIRRTDLRPVLMRSGTQGTRGKKVTVEANFFRLLLDKLKGVAYHYDVAIEPDRPKKFLRGVFAQFCKNSYPGVLFAYDGQKSAYTTRKLSDMKGKVVYQPDDGGRAKEYTVQVKEAAQLDLAVLKTYMNSKDASFAKPMSAIQCLDVVLRCAYENNPNFVRFKRCVYMVPSNSIDIGKGHELWYGLFQSAVLGSRPYINLDVSHKAFPCASPLLKVISDFNRGNLDQLNRWVVDELQTFLKGMDVVYKNPSGITKRMRCNGLRDPANQQMFKMDDGTRLSVADYFARHLNYRLRYPNLPVVHVGSTVRSVYVPAELCDIPGGQALTKNHPEECTRDIIRYAATNTQTRKQKIVGLASQIQYNSCPTLLDFGIGVGKDFEQVPARIIDAPPIEYARNEKIAPRSGVWRAEGKNFLQPSTELSRKSLRWRILNLDGYTNEATVKKFGEMLQQQAIRCNVQMEPFDMGSTYVLVRNPANALRDIGTLLEGIKQANPAITIVILPSRGDAYAKVKQKAELASERIGLLTQCVKGMTVAKKSTDMSTLNNIMLKINAKTNGANHCISQAAVPPLGRGNVMYIGADVTHPLSDDVPSVVGVTALYDTIGFRYNCSVRLQGARDEMIRDLENIVHRQLQLYEQYNKVLPERIMYYRDGVSDGQFSEILTIELQALHAAIARVKPGYKPAVTFIVVQKRHHTRFFPHGNCPSDGKNCNVPPGTVVDSEITLPNRYEFYLVSHAAVQGVAKPTKYVVLYDDSSCNPDHLQALTYNLCHLFARCNRSVSYPAPTYYAHLAAYRGRVYIKDRRINMNNLDAAYRDIQIISSVTDTNPMFFV from the exons TACTTGGAGCCATTGGGCAGCAAGCAGGACCGCAACAGCAACCAGGACCTCAGCAGCAACATCCGGAAGgttcacagcagcagcagcagcagcatccgcAAGgttcacagcagcagcaaagacCTCAACAACACCCGGAAGGATcgcagcaacaaaaaggacCTAAGCAACAGCCGCAAGGTTCTCAGCAACAAAAAGGATCTAAGCAACACCAGCAAGGTTCGCAGCAACAACCACAGGGTTCTCAGCAACAAAAAGGACCTCAGCAACACCAGCAAG GTTcgcagcaacaaaaaggacctcagcaacaccagcaag gtTCACAGCAGCCAGCATGGCCTCAGCAACAAAAAGGAcctcagcaacagcagcaaggtTCACAGCAGCCAGCATGGCCTCAGCAACATCCGCAAGGTTcgcagcaacaaaaaggacCTAAGCAACACCAGCAAGGTTCACAACAGCCAGCATGgcatcagcaacaaaaaggacctcagcaacagcagcaagcaTGGTCTCAGCAACAACCGCAAGGTTCGCAGCAGCAACCTGAGCAGTTCAAGAGAAAAGACAAAGATGGCCAAGCGCCGAAAAAGCAACCAGATCCCACAGGGCCTACTACATCAGAAGTACCACGGCCTGGCAGTGCAGTACACCGTGACGCATCTGTTTCGTCTGCGAAATCCAGCGGCTCCGGCGATGGTTCCCTTCGGCCCATCGAAGAAAATCTGCAACAGATGCGCATCGCGAAGGAAAAGATTCGCCGAACAGACCTGCGACCGGTATTGATGCGCAGCGGAACTCAAGGTACTCGCGGCAAAAAGGTTACGGTAGAAGCCAACTTCTTCCGGCTTCTGCTCGACAAGCTGAAGGGTGTGGCGTACCACTATGATGTGGCAATTGAACCGGATCGGCCAAAGAAGTTTCTGCGCGGAGTATTTGCCCAGTTCTGCAAGAATAGCTATCCGGGTGTATTATTTGCGTACGATGGACAAAAGAGTGCCTACACGACGCGCAAGCTAAGCGACATGAAGGGCAAGGTGGTGTATCAACCAGACGATGGGGGCAGAGCAAAAGAGTACACCGTGCAGGTGAAGGAGGCGGCCCAGCTCGATCTGGCTGTGCTTAAAAC ATACATGAACTCGAAAGATGCCTCGTTCGCCAAACCGATGAGCGCCATTCAGTGTCTGGATGTGGTGTTGCGCTGCGCCTATGAGAACAATCCCAACTTTGTGCGG TTTAAAAGATGCGTGTACATGGTTCCAAGCAATAGCATCGACATCGGCAAAGGACACGAACTGTGGTACGGTTTGTTCCAGTCGGCCGTGCTCGGTTCGCGGCCCTACATCAATTTGGACGTTTCACACAAAGCGTTCCCGTGCGCGTCCCCTCTGCTGAAGGTGATCAGCGACTTCAACCGTGGTAACCTGGATCAACTAAACAGGTGGGTGGTGGACGAGCTGCAAACCTTCCTGAAGGGTATGGACGTGGTTTACAAAAACCCGTCGGGCATTACGAAACGAATGCGATGCAATGGTTTGCGCGACCCTGCCAACCAACAGATGTTCAAAATGGACGATGGGACGCGTCTGTCGGTGGCGGATTATTTCGCCAGACACCTAAACTATCGACTACGCTACCCAAATCTTCCCGTCGTGCATGTCGGTAGTACCGTGCGTTCGGTGTACGTACCGGCCGAACTCTGCGATATACCAGGCGGACAGGCCTTGACCAAAAATCATCCGGAGGAATGTACCCGTGATATAATTCGCTACGCCGCAACCAATACGCAGACACGAAAGCAAAAGATTGTTGGCCTAGCGTCACAGATTCAGTACAACTCATGTCCGACACTGTTGGACTTTGGCATCGGCGTCGGTAAGGATTTCGAGCAGGTGCCGGCGCGCATCATCGATGCCCCACCGATCGAGTATGCGAGGAACGAGAAGATTGCTCCCCGGTCTGGTGTCTGGCGGGCGGAGGGTAAGAACTTTCTTCAACCCAGCACGGAACTGAGCCGAAAGTCGCTGCGCTGGCGTATACTGAACCTGGATGGATACACAAATGAAGCCACGGTGAAGAAGTTCGGAGAAATGTTGCAGCAGCAGGCTATACGATGCAACGTACAGATGGAACCGTTCGACATGGGCAGTACATACGTGTTGGTGCGTAACCCTGCTAATGCTCTGCGCGATATCGGTACACTGCTAGAAGGCATCAAGCAAGCAAATCCTGCGATCACGATTGTAATATTACCAAGTCGTGGTGATGCGTACGCGAAGGTTAAACAGAAGGCAGAGCTAGCCAGTGAGCGTATCGGCTTGCTGACACAGTGTGTAAAGGGTATGACGGTCGCAAAGAAGAGTACCGACATGAGCACTCTCAACAACATCATGTTGAAG ATAAACGCCAAAACAAATGGCGCAAACCACTGCATTTCGCAAGCCGCGGTACCACCATTGGGACGCGGAAATGTCATGTACATCGGTGCGGACGTCACACATCCACTCAGTGACGATGTACCGAGTGTGGTTGGTGTGACAGCGCTGTACGATACGATCGGTTTCCGGTACAATTGCAGCGTTCGGCTGCAAGGTGCGCGGGATGAAATGATCCGAGATCTGGAGAACATTGTGCACCGACAGCTGCAGCTGTACGAACAGTACAACAAAGTACTGCCGGAACGCATCATGTACTATCGCGACGGTGTGTCGGATGGGCAGTTTTCCGAAATTCTCACAATCGAGCTGCAGGCACTGCACGCAGCTATAGCGCGCGTCAAACCCGGCTACAAACCTGCGGTTACCTTCATCGTCGTGCAGAAGCGCCATCATACGCGATTCTTCCCACACGGTAACTGCCCGTCAGATGGCAAAAACTGTAATGTACCACCTGGTACGGTCGTCGACAGCGAGATCACGTTGCCGAATCGTTACGAATTCTATCTCGTGAGCCATGCGGCCGTGCAGGGTGTTGCCAAACCGACCAAGTACGTCGTGCTCTATGATGATTCATCCTGTAATCCGGATCACCTGCAAGCATTGACTTACAATCTGTGTCATCTGTTTGCACGGTGCAACCGGTCGGTTTCCTATCCGGCACCGACCTATTATGCCCATCTGGCGGCATACCGTGGTCGAGTGTACATTAAAGA TCGGCGCATTAACATGAATAATTTGGATGCAGCTTACCGGGACATTCAAATTATTTCCAGCGTCACTGATACTAATCCCATGTTCTTCGTAtaa
- the LOC125771773 gene encoding protein argonaute-2 isoform X5 gives MGKKKPQNIVLGAIGQQAGPQQQPGPQQQHPEGSQQQQQQHPQGSQQQQRPQQHPEGSQQQKGPKQQPQGSQQQKGSKQHQQGSQQQPQGSQQQKGPQQHQQGSQQQKGPQQHQQGSQQQKGPQQHQQGSQQQKGPKQHQQGSQQQKGPQQHQQGSQQQKGPQQQQQGSQQPAWPQQQKGPQQQQQGSQQPAWPQQHPQGSQQQKGPKQHQQGSQQPAWHQQQKGPQQQQQAWSQQQPQGSQQQPEQFKRKDKDGQAPKKQPDPTGPTTSEVPRPGSAVHRDASVSSAKSSGSGDGSLRPIEENLQQMRIAKEKIRRTDLRPVLMRSGTQGTRGKKVTVEANFFRLLLDKLKGVAYHYDVAIEPDRPKKFLRGVFAQFCKNSYPGVLFAYDGQKSAYTTRKLSDMKGKVVYQPDDGGRAKEYTVQVKEAAQLDLAVLKTYMNSKDASFAKPMSAIQCLDVVLRCAYENNPNFVRFKRCVYMVPSNSIDIGKGHELWYGLFQSAVLGSRPYINLDVSHKAFPCASPLLKVISDFNRGNLDQLNRWVVDELQTFLKGMDVVYKNPSGITKRMRCNGLRDPANQQMFKMDDGTRLSVADYFARHLNYRLRYPNLPVVHVGSTVRSVYVPAELCDIPGGQALTKNHPEECTRDIIRYAATNTQTRKQKIVGLASQIQYNSCPTLLDFGIGVGKDFEQVPARIIDAPPIEYARNEKIAPRSGVWRAEGKNFLQPSTELSRKSLRWRILNLDGYTNEATVKKFGEMLQQQAIRCNVQMEPFDMGSTYVLVRNPANALRDIGTLLEGIKQANPAITIVILPSRGDAYAKVKQKAELASERIGLLTQCVKGMTVAKKSTDMSTLNNIMLKINAKTNGANHCISQAAVPPLGRGNVMYIGADVTHPLSDDVPSVVGVTALYDTIGFRYNCSVRLQGARDEMIRDLENIVHRQLQLYEQYNKVLPERIMYYRDGVSDGQFSEILTIELQALHAAIARVKPGYKPAVTFIVVQKRHHTRFFPHGNCPSDGKNCNVPPGTVVDSEITLPNRYEFYLVSHAAVQGVAKPTKYVVLYDDSSCNPDHLQALTYNLCHLFARCNRSVSYPAPTYYAHLAAYRGRVYIKDRRINMNNLDAAYRDIQIISSVTDTNPMFFV, from the exons TACTTGGAGCCATTGGGCAGCAAGCAGGACCGCAACAGCAACCAGGACCTCAGCAGCAACATCCGGAAGgttcacagcagcagcagcagcagcatccgcAAGgttcacagcagcagcaaagacCTCAACAACACCCGGAAGGATcgcagcaacaaaaaggacCTAAGCAACAGCCGCAAGGTTCTCAGCAACAAAAAGGATCTAAGCAACACCAGCAAGGTTCGCAGCAACAACCACAGGGTTCTCAGCAACAAAAAGGACCTCAGCAACACCAGCAAG gttcgcaacaacaaaaaggacctcagcaacaccagcaag GTTcgcagcaacaaaaaggacctcagcaacaccagcaaggttcgcagcaacaaaaaggacctaagcaacatcagcaaggttcgcaacaacaaaaaggaccTCAGCAACACCAGCAAGGTTCTCAGCAACAAAAAGGAcctcagcaacagcagcaaggtTCACAGCAGCCAGCATGGCCTCAGCAACAAAAAGGAcctcagcaacagcagcaaggtTCACAGCAGCCAGCATGGCCTCAGCAACATCCGCAAGGTTcgcagcaacaaaaaggacCTAAGCAACACCAGCAAGGTTCACAACAGCCAGCATGgcatcagcaacaaaaaggacctcagcaacagcagcaagcaTGGTCTCAGCAACAACCGCAAGGTTCGCAGCAGCAACCTGAGCAGTTCAAGAGAAAAGACAAAGATGGCCAAGCGCCGAAAAAGCAACCAGATCCCACAGGGCCTACTACATCAGAAGTACCACGGCCTGGCAGTGCAGTACACCGTGACGCATCTGTTTCGTCTGCGAAATCCAGCGGCTCCGGCGATGGTTCCCTTCGGCCCATCGAAGAAAATCTGCAACAGATGCGCATCGCGAAGGAAAAGATTCGCCGAACAGACCTGCGACCGGTATTGATGCGCAGCGGAACTCAAGGTACTCGCGGCAAAAAGGTTACGGTAGAAGCCAACTTCTTCCGGCTTCTGCTCGACAAGCTGAAGGGTGTGGCGTACCACTATGATGTGGCAATTGAACCGGATCGGCCAAAGAAGTTTCTGCGCGGAGTATTTGCCCAGTTCTGCAAGAATAGCTATCCGGGTGTATTATTTGCGTACGATGGACAAAAGAGTGCCTACACGACGCGCAAGCTAAGCGACATGAAGGGCAAGGTGGTGTATCAACCAGACGATGGGGGCAGAGCAAAAGAGTACACCGTGCAGGTGAAGGAGGCGGCCCAGCTCGATCTGGCTGTGCTTAAAAC ATACATGAACTCGAAAGATGCCTCGTTCGCCAAACCGATGAGCGCCATTCAGTGTCTGGATGTGGTGTTGCGCTGCGCCTATGAGAACAATCCCAACTTTGTGCGG TTTAAAAGATGCGTGTACATGGTTCCAAGCAATAGCATCGACATCGGCAAAGGACACGAACTGTGGTACGGTTTGTTCCAGTCGGCCGTGCTCGGTTCGCGGCCCTACATCAATTTGGACGTTTCACACAAAGCGTTCCCGTGCGCGTCCCCTCTGCTGAAGGTGATCAGCGACTTCAACCGTGGTAACCTGGATCAACTAAACAGGTGGGTGGTGGACGAGCTGCAAACCTTCCTGAAGGGTATGGACGTGGTTTACAAAAACCCGTCGGGCATTACGAAACGAATGCGATGCAATGGTTTGCGCGACCCTGCCAACCAACAGATGTTCAAAATGGACGATGGGACGCGTCTGTCGGTGGCGGATTATTTCGCCAGACACCTAAACTATCGACTACGCTACCCAAATCTTCCCGTCGTGCATGTCGGTAGTACCGTGCGTTCGGTGTACGTACCGGCCGAACTCTGCGATATACCAGGCGGACAGGCCTTGACCAAAAATCATCCGGAGGAATGTACCCGTGATATAATTCGCTACGCCGCAACCAATACGCAGACACGAAAGCAAAAGATTGTTGGCCTAGCGTCACAGATTCAGTACAACTCATGTCCGACACTGTTGGACTTTGGCATCGGCGTCGGTAAGGATTTCGAGCAGGTGCCGGCGCGCATCATCGATGCCCCACCGATCGAGTATGCGAGGAACGAGAAGATTGCTCCCCGGTCTGGTGTCTGGCGGGCGGAGGGTAAGAACTTTCTTCAACCCAGCACGGAACTGAGCCGAAAGTCGCTGCGCTGGCGTATACTGAACCTGGATGGATACACAAATGAAGCCACGGTGAAGAAGTTCGGAGAAATGTTGCAGCAGCAGGCTATACGATGCAACGTACAGATGGAACCGTTCGACATGGGCAGTACATACGTGTTGGTGCGTAACCCTGCTAATGCTCTGCGCGATATCGGTACACTGCTAGAAGGCATCAAGCAAGCAAATCCTGCGATCACGATTGTAATATTACCAAGTCGTGGTGATGCGTACGCGAAGGTTAAACAGAAGGCAGAGCTAGCCAGTGAGCGTATCGGCTTGCTGACACAGTGTGTAAAGGGTATGACGGTCGCAAAGAAGAGTACCGACATGAGCACTCTCAACAACATCATGTTGAAG ATAAACGCCAAAACAAATGGCGCAAACCACTGCATTTCGCAAGCCGCGGTACCACCATTGGGACGCGGAAATGTCATGTACATCGGTGCGGACGTCACACATCCACTCAGTGACGATGTACCGAGTGTGGTTGGTGTGACAGCGCTGTACGATACGATCGGTTTCCGGTACAATTGCAGCGTTCGGCTGCAAGGTGCGCGGGATGAAATGATCCGAGATCTGGAGAACATTGTGCACCGACAGCTGCAGCTGTACGAACAGTACAACAAAGTACTGCCGGAACGCATCATGTACTATCGCGACGGTGTGTCGGATGGGCAGTTTTCCGAAATTCTCACAATCGAGCTGCAGGCACTGCACGCAGCTATAGCGCGCGTCAAACCCGGCTACAAACCTGCGGTTACCTTCATCGTCGTGCAGAAGCGCCATCATACGCGATTCTTCCCACACGGTAACTGCCCGTCAGATGGCAAAAACTGTAATGTACCACCTGGTACGGTCGTCGACAGCGAGATCACGTTGCCGAATCGTTACGAATTCTATCTCGTGAGCCATGCGGCCGTGCAGGGTGTTGCCAAACCGACCAAGTACGTCGTGCTCTATGATGATTCATCCTGTAATCCGGATCACCTGCAAGCATTGACTTACAATCTGTGTCATCTGTTTGCACGGTGCAACCGGTCGGTTTCCTATCCGGCACCGACCTATTATGCCCATCTGGCGGCATACCGTGGTCGAGTGTACATTAAAGA TCGGCGCATTAACATGAATAATTTGGATGCAGCTTACCGGGACATTCAAATTATTTCCAGCGTCACTGATACTAATCCCATGTTCTTCGTAtaa
- the LOC125771773 gene encoding protein argonaute-2 isoform X40, which produces MGKKKPQNIVLGAIGQQAGPQQQPGPQQQHPEGSQQQQQQHPQGSQQQQRPQQHPEGSQQQKGPKQQPQGSQQQKGSKQHQQGSQQQPQGSQQQKGPQQHQQGSQQQKGPQQHQQGSQQPAWPQQHPQGSQQQKGPKQHQQGSQQPAWHQQQKGPQQQQQAWSQQQPQGSQQQPEQFKRKDKDGQAPKKQPDPTGPTTSEVPRPGSAVHRDASVSSAKSSGSGDGSLRPIEENLQQMRIAKEKIRRTDLRPVLMRSGTQGTRGKKVTVEANFFRLLLDKLKGVAYHYDVAIEPDRPKKFLRGVFAQFCKNSYPGVLFAYDGQKSAYTTRKLSDMKGKVVYQPDDGGRAKEYTVQVKEAAQLDLAVLKTYMNSKDASFAKPMSAIQCLDVVLRCAYENNPNFVRFKRCVYMVPSNSIDIGKGHELWYGLFQSAVLGSRPYINLDVSHKAFPCASPLLKVISDFNRGNLDQLNRWVVDELQTFLKGMDVVYKNPSGITKRMRCNGLRDPANQQMFKMDDGTRLSVADYFARHLNYRLRYPNLPVVHVGSTVRSVYVPAELCDIPGGQALTKNHPEECTRDIIRYAATNTQTRKQKIVGLASQIQYNSCPTLLDFGIGVGKDFEQVPARIIDAPPIEYARNEKIAPRSGVWRAEGKNFLQPSTELSRKSLRWRILNLDGYTNEATVKKFGEMLQQQAIRCNVQMEPFDMGSTYVLVRNPANALRDIGTLLEGIKQANPAITIVILPSRGDAYAKVKQKAELASERIGLLTQCVKGMTVAKKSTDMSTLNNIMLKINAKTNGANHCISQAAVPPLGRGNVMYIGADVTHPLSDDVPSVVGVTALYDTIGFRYNCSVRLQGARDEMIRDLENIVHRQLQLYEQYNKVLPERIMYYRDGVSDGQFSEILTIELQALHAAIARVKPGYKPAVTFIVVQKRHHTRFFPHGNCPSDGKNCNVPPGTVVDSEITLPNRYEFYLVSHAAVQGVAKPTKYVVLYDDSSCNPDHLQALTYNLCHLFARCNRSVSYPAPTYYAHLAAYRGRVYIKDRRINMNNLDAAYRDIQIISSVTDTNPMFFV; this is translated from the exons TACTTGGAGCCATTGGGCAGCAAGCAGGACCGCAACAGCAACCAGGACCTCAGCAGCAACATCCGGAAGgttcacagcagcagcagcagcagcatccgcAAGgttcacagcagcagcaaagacCTCAACAACACCCGGAAGGATcgcagcaacaaaaaggacCTAAGCAACAGCCGCAAGGTTCTCAGCAACAAAAAGGATCTAAGCAACACCAGCAAGGTTCGCAGCAACAACCACAGGGTTCTCAGCAACAAAAAGGACCTCAGCAACACCAGCAAG GTTcgcagcaacaaaaaggacctcagcaacaccagcaag gtTCACAGCAGCCAGCATGGCCTCAGCAACATCCGCAAGGTTcgcagcaacaaaaaggacCTAAGCAACACCAGCAAGGTTCACAACAGCCAGCATGgcatcagcaacaaaaaggacctcagcaacagcagcaagcaTGGTCTCAGCAACAACCGCAAGGTTCGCAGCAGCAACCTGAGCAGTTCAAGAGAAAAGACAAAGATGGCCAAGCGCCGAAAAAGCAACCAGATCCCACAGGGCCTACTACATCAGAAGTACCACGGCCTGGCAGTGCAGTACACCGTGACGCATCTGTTTCGTCTGCGAAATCCAGCGGCTCCGGCGATGGTTCCCTTCGGCCCATCGAAGAAAATCTGCAACAGATGCGCATCGCGAAGGAAAAGATTCGCCGAACAGACCTGCGACCGGTATTGATGCGCAGCGGAACTCAAGGTACTCGCGGCAAAAAGGTTACGGTAGAAGCCAACTTCTTCCGGCTTCTGCTCGACAAGCTGAAGGGTGTGGCGTACCACTATGATGTGGCAATTGAACCGGATCGGCCAAAGAAGTTTCTGCGCGGAGTATTTGCCCAGTTCTGCAAGAATAGCTATCCGGGTGTATTATTTGCGTACGATGGACAAAAGAGTGCCTACACGACGCGCAAGCTAAGCGACATGAAGGGCAAGGTGGTGTATCAACCAGACGATGGGGGCAGAGCAAAAGAGTACACCGTGCAGGTGAAGGAGGCGGCCCAGCTCGATCTGGCTGTGCTTAAAAC ATACATGAACTCGAAAGATGCCTCGTTCGCCAAACCGATGAGCGCCATTCAGTGTCTGGATGTGGTGTTGCGCTGCGCCTATGAGAACAATCCCAACTTTGTGCGG TTTAAAAGATGCGTGTACATGGTTCCAAGCAATAGCATCGACATCGGCAAAGGACACGAACTGTGGTACGGTTTGTTCCAGTCGGCCGTGCTCGGTTCGCGGCCCTACATCAATTTGGACGTTTCACACAAAGCGTTCCCGTGCGCGTCCCCTCTGCTGAAGGTGATCAGCGACTTCAACCGTGGTAACCTGGATCAACTAAACAGGTGGGTGGTGGACGAGCTGCAAACCTTCCTGAAGGGTATGGACGTGGTTTACAAAAACCCGTCGGGCATTACGAAACGAATGCGATGCAATGGTTTGCGCGACCCTGCCAACCAACAGATGTTCAAAATGGACGATGGGACGCGTCTGTCGGTGGCGGATTATTTCGCCAGACACCTAAACTATCGACTACGCTACCCAAATCTTCCCGTCGTGCATGTCGGTAGTACCGTGCGTTCGGTGTACGTACCGGCCGAACTCTGCGATATACCAGGCGGACAGGCCTTGACCAAAAATCATCCGGAGGAATGTACCCGTGATATAATTCGCTACGCCGCAACCAATACGCAGACACGAAAGCAAAAGATTGTTGGCCTAGCGTCACAGATTCAGTACAACTCATGTCCGACACTGTTGGACTTTGGCATCGGCGTCGGTAAGGATTTCGAGCAGGTGCCGGCGCGCATCATCGATGCCCCACCGATCGAGTATGCGAGGAACGAGAAGATTGCTCCCCGGTCTGGTGTCTGGCGGGCGGAGGGTAAGAACTTTCTTCAACCCAGCACGGAACTGAGCCGAAAGTCGCTGCGCTGGCGTATACTGAACCTGGATGGATACACAAATGAAGCCACGGTGAAGAAGTTCGGAGAAATGTTGCAGCAGCAGGCTATACGATGCAACGTACAGATGGAACCGTTCGACATGGGCAGTACATACGTGTTGGTGCGTAACCCTGCTAATGCTCTGCGCGATATCGGTACACTGCTAGAAGGCATCAAGCAAGCAAATCCTGCGATCACGATTGTAATATTACCAAGTCGTGGTGATGCGTACGCGAAGGTTAAACAGAAGGCAGAGCTAGCCAGTGAGCGTATCGGCTTGCTGACACAGTGTGTAAAGGGTATGACGGTCGCAAAGAAGAGTACCGACATGAGCACTCTCAACAACATCATGTTGAAG ATAAACGCCAAAACAAATGGCGCAAACCACTGCATTTCGCAAGCCGCGGTACCACCATTGGGACGCGGAAATGTCATGTACATCGGTGCGGACGTCACACATCCACTCAGTGACGATGTACCGAGTGTGGTTGGTGTGACAGCGCTGTACGATACGATCGGTTTCCGGTACAATTGCAGCGTTCGGCTGCAAGGTGCGCGGGATGAAATGATCCGAGATCTGGAGAACATTGTGCACCGACAGCTGCAGCTGTACGAACAGTACAACAAAGTACTGCCGGAACGCATCATGTACTATCGCGACGGTGTGTCGGATGGGCAGTTTTCCGAAATTCTCACAATCGAGCTGCAGGCACTGCACGCAGCTATAGCGCGCGTCAAACCCGGCTACAAACCTGCGGTTACCTTCATCGTCGTGCAGAAGCGCCATCATACGCGATTCTTCCCACACGGTAACTGCCCGTCAGATGGCAAAAACTGTAATGTACCACCTGGTACGGTCGTCGACAGCGAGATCACGTTGCCGAATCGTTACGAATTCTATCTCGTGAGCCATGCGGCCGTGCAGGGTGTTGCCAAACCGACCAAGTACGTCGTGCTCTATGATGATTCATCCTGTAATCCGGATCACCTGCAAGCATTGACTTACAATCTGTGTCATCTGTTTGCACGGTGCAACCGGTCGGTTTCCTATCCGGCACCGACCTATTATGCCCATCTGGCGGCATACCGTGGTCGAGTGTACATTAAAGA TCGGCGCATTAACATGAATAATTTGGATGCAGCTTACCGGGACATTCAAATTATTTCCAGCGTCACTGATACTAATCCCATGTTCTTCGTAtaa